CTCAAACCAATGGAGGACAAGTCTCACCAGAAGCACTGCAAATGCAGCCGTGAACCAACTTGCACTGGCTTTAGTGGCCAGTAACTCTGTGCAATGTACCACTTCTTCTCTCCTGAGAGACCACCGTAACAGGAGGAGCCCAAATTCATGAACTAAATTAACTCAATGGACATTTATGGAAATTTTGCAGCCATTATACAGGGGTGGTCCATAGACTAAGGCAATTAGATTAAAGAATGGGAAGAGGGGGTGGTAATTAATAAGGGTGTATTAGATAACGTGGGACACGAGCGTCACAGAAAAGGTATAGAAGAAGGGGTGCAGAATGAActgcttttggctgggatagagccTATGAAAcgtttcttcatagcagctggtgtggggctacGTTCTGCCTTTGTGCTGAAAATATTGTTGATAGTAGAGCGATGCTTTAGTTGCTGCTGAGCAGTGTCTACACAATGTCAAGGCCTTTCCTGCTCCGTAGACTGCCCTGCCAGCGgttaggctgggggtgcacaaaaagttgggagcggataacagctgtaacagctgaccccaactgaccaaaaggatgtTCCGTACTGTATAACGTCATCCTCCACAATGAAACCGGGGGGGGTGAGGTTGGCGGGGGCTGTCACTGGTCGGGGACTGGTTGAAAATCCATCGACTAGAGGTGAGAAATTGTTatgttttgcataatttttcctggttttattttcctttccttttttcgtTGGCTTTTTTCTGTcgttttttcttgcaatttttcttcaattattaaactgtctgtATCACAACCCATGATTTTTCCCACTTTTATCCTtcctgtgtggtgcttagttgctatCCCGggttaaacaacaaaaacaacgtGTCAGCGAGTGAGTCAAGGCCAGGATGAGGTCTCATGAAAGTAATCAGGGATCAACAAAGTCCAGCGCTAAGCAGGTGCATTCATAGAGACGAGGCAGGTGTCAGGTCAAGCTGGGGAGTCACCCGCCTGTCAGGGTCCAAACGGAGAGCAGTGGGGTCCATGTCCAGACACAGGCACTGGTGTGTCACCACCGGAGATGTAACTCAGGTCGGGGCCAAGCACTGGAACGTAAGCTTGAAAGCTGTTCCCATGGGAAGGAGAGTTGGCTGTGGTTGAAGCCTCCCGGGAGCAATGATCTGGCAATGATCTCAGCAAGGCCGACAACGGGAAGGGGGCAGCCCTCAGCTGTGCTACCTCTGAGCTGGGTCTGTCCAACCATCCTGCatctcagagcagagcaacagcGGGACCTCGGTCCCTTTAGCCCAATACCCATTTGGTGCCAGGTCTCGGCCCCTGCCTcactcagcaccaggctgatgagcCATAGAAGTGCAGCTGGCATTGGCATGGCCACGAGGAGCCtctgtcccatcccagtccccagcaaCACTGCGTCATAAGGGGATGGATTCAGGGACAATGGCCTGCCAAGACCGGCAgtctttcttggcctttctccctctgcataaagcaagaaatagaggGCGCCGGAGGCAGGCACTGCATTTTGGGTCTCCGGGCACCTCTCTGCCAGGCCAAAGGCACCACCATTCAGCTGTAGGTGGGATCCttctggcaaaggcaagctgctactCTGCAGTGCTCATGGACACACCAGGGGAGAGTCCCCCTGCCATGACCTGCACGTGGCCTCACGATGAGGGCCACACAAGTACAGACTGACCCACGTGTGCTCATGCACGTCTGCATGGAACCACCAGAAAACCTGTACGCGCGTGTAAGGCCAGGAAAACACCAGCAACTGTCGACTCTGCTGAGGAGATGATGGGGACCACATTGGCAGAAGAGGACTCAAGTACCCCAGGGAAGGAGCGGGCCCCACACGTGCTGACGGTGTTGCCCGCGAGCCttcagaggctgcacagagaggggatGAGGCAAATGAGCCCAGCAAAATTGTCCTGAGAGCACTGCTAGTAGTGTTGCAATAGCGTCAAAGCCTGCCAGCAGAAGCCCACCTGCGTGCAACACTGAGCGACCATCCGAGGGAGAcggcgggaggaagagaaaaggacgtGGCATGTCTGCTTCCATGGGAGTCCTCAGGCATCCCGATGACAAACACGAGAGCGGTGCCCATTTCCGGACAACTTTGCCACAAACAAGCCCACAGGAATGACCCAGCCGCACATCACCTGTCCGCACAGGGCGCCATCTGCAATTGAGCTGAGTCTTCTGCCTGCGCTGACGTGTTTCTGCCCTGGAAATCCTCGGGCCTCTCATCCCGGTACTTACAGAAGCCTTCAAATGGGAAAGCACGTGCCTTaagccaggaaatgaaaaggcagcagtgcaggaaaccaGGACGCAGCCCATCCCATTAGCTGGggtgttttgcatttgacatgAGCTTGTCAGAAAATTAGTACTTCCACAAAGGGTGCCTCTGGGCCTGAGGCAGTGCAGGGCTACTATAAAAGGCAGCCCgactctctgctctctcagccgcttctcttgcctccttctccttgggcatcaggtgagtgtgaaggctcttctgctcccccttcaAGATCGGGTCTTTCCCCGATGTTTGTCTCAGCTGATACGGGCTgtcctggcccagggctgggacctgcttctcatgggagagggaaagggagagaaggtctcccgcagggagaggctgggacttaGTTGAGGTGTCTCATGGGCCTTGAGCCTGCCAGCGTATGCTGGTGGTGCCTTGGCTCGCCTGTGGTtgggtgcagtgctgctcctcatgggtccctgtgccctgctttcccttgccctctcctccagGTGCACGTCCAGCTCCGCAagatgtcctgctacaaccagtgccagccctgctgcccgccctgccagccctgctgcccgaccccgctggccaacagctgcaatgagccctgtgtcaggcagtgccagaactcctgcgtcgtcatcgagccctcccccgtggtggtgaccctgcccggccccatcctcagctccttcccgcagaacaccgttgtgggatcctccacctctgctgccgttggcagcatcctcagctgtgacggagtgcccatcaactctggctgctgcgacctctcctgcattaccagccgctactgtggcaacagatgtcagccctgctaaagctgctggcaacgacCTTGGGCAAGAACTtcccaagacctcagaacatgATGCCACAAAGTAGTTAGAGCTTTGGGGCATCATATTTAGAGCTTTGGGCCATTGTTGCCTTCTTCTacactctcctctctcttccttacctttcctGTCACCACCTCCCAACGCCAGCCTAGCGGCAacctgttggtctccctccctctgcaggcCAGGCAGTCGGAcaccctgcaggagctccactgcGTCTTAGTGGCTGCCCCCGGTGCTCCCTGtcagccccctccttttcctcttgagACTCATTAAAACTGTGCTGCATCCAAGCCCGTGTgtctgagtcctccttccttctgtggcaactcttcCACTCTGCTCAAGGGAAACCATGGAGCAAGGGGAGGGTGGGACTCACTCACTGCAGTTCATTTtggtttgcctcctttcccttggagctgaggaagacatcccTCGCTGCTCCACAGCCAGTGCCCATCATCCCCTTCCCGTGCTGCATCTCTGCTCAGAAATGGCCTCAGAGCACGCCCTACAGATGCTGGTCCCAGGTTCTGCTGCCTTCATGGGaggaccccagtgctgcaggaggccctGGGAAGTCAGCAGCCGCACAAGCACTCAAGGCAGTTCCTCTCGCTCTGCATGGAGttgtgctgggggagaaggctcagagagcAGATGGCCACGAGGATGGAAGGAGGGGCCGGCAGGAGCAGTCACCTTGGCTTCAGCCccgagcctcctcctcctcaccttcccacCCAACTCCAGAAGGAGGGGCCACGGCATTCGTCTAAGGGCAAGGATAGCTAGGAcaactcccctcttctcccatcacacCCATACGGTGGCCCATGCGGCCCCCGCGGTTCATTAGACAGATTTGCAGGCCTCAGGTGACTGACACATCCCCAACTGCCATCAGACAGATGTCTGTAGGACAGAAAGGTGATTTCCATGGGCCTGCAAGAGGACACAAAAGAGCGACAGACAGTTCCTCCCACGGTACTGGAGAGAGTGCACGGATCAGAACAGCCcatgctctctctttgcagctcgtgGCAAGTGCAATCCCATCCTGCGGTGCAGGGGAAGAACAGTTCCATGGCAGAAGCTCTctcaccaccttctgcttttctctgaagccactaGCCCCAGCCCCTCACAGGAAGAGGTTTTCAGACCTCTGCGTGCATAGGGGAAagaggggtggcaggggagaacTGGGGGCCCTTTCCCGagagctcagccttgcacagaaggGCCTTCTGCCACCATGCCAAGTCGGTGGAACACTGAGAATGGATGGGCCGGAAAAGTGAGGCAATGAGGGGTGgatggctggggaaagaaaagctgtaaacctgCCACTAGTTCCCAGGCACACAAGCACAAAGGCCAGTTGACATCATTGCCCACCGTCCTCTGAGGGGAACAAGCGTGGGAGAAAGAGATTGCTCCTGATGGCACAgatagaaggcagaaaaaaaagcatggaaatgacaAGCACTGCCGGCACTTCTGAttaccactgctgctggaaaaccagc
This sequence is a window from Rissa tridactyla isolate bRisTri1 chromosome 19, bRisTri1.patW.cur.20221130, whole genome shotgun sequence. Protein-coding genes within it:
- the LOC128919077 gene encoding feather keratin Cos2-3, whose translation is MSCYNQCQPCCPPCQPCCPTPLANSCNEPCVRQCQNSCVVIEPSPVVVTLPGPILSSFPQNTVVGSSTSAAVGSILSCDGVPINSGCCDLSCITSRYCGNRCQPC